The Vespula pensylvanica isolate Volc-1 chromosome 3, ASM1446617v1, whole genome shotgun sequence nucleotide sequence TTTTTGGATGCGTTATTCACGAGATCGCGTATTCTAAAAGAATCAAAAGTCCTTACAATATATGTTCGTGTTATTCCTGTCATATATTCGTAATTGTAAATGCgatgtattttaataaaacttacaaaataatataaatatatatttttgttgtgATCGTACCTATAAACAGCCACATGTACCCCAAGGCTAGTATCTTCCTTGAGTTTCCTCGCTTTTTTCTCCCTACGTTGTTCAGCTGTCAATCGTCGGGCTGCATTGGCGTCCTCATGAGCCTTCAATCTTTTTGCCATTTGTTGTCGTACGTGAGCTTCGATCTTAGTAGGATCTTGTACTGCTTCGGTACCTAAGACTCGCATTAAGTTTGAAATTCGTAATTTTGGCTCTGGTGGAGGTTCTAATCctaaacgaattttttcttgttcttctttccatGCCTCTCGCCTATTCTGACGACgcaatttcttcctttccttctttgtaAGAAACACAGGCATGTAGATAGGTTTCAATGGATCAgctgaaagaaagaattcagAATATAATTAACAGCGGATGTATGttatgttaatttattataatttagcACTTTAGCAGAACATACTTGGCGGTCGCATTTGCGTTGGATGTTCTACTAAATTTGTAATCGTTGAGGTTTTGATCGTCGTTGGCTCATCCTCGTTAGGATATCCACCTGTTAATATGACAGAATCCCACCATTCTATATTTGGTACATCTTCGCTGAGAGCTTCCGTTTTCGGTGCTATTAGCGCTAATTTTGTTGCCGAACTTATACCAGTTTTTCTAGCTATTTGACTAATTTCATTCTGAAGTTTTTCTAACTGTGCTTTCATACGAATTCTTTCCGCGAGTTGTTGGAATTTACCCGGTTCGTGGAATTTTAAAGAACGCTTATTACGTACTGCTGGTTTTACTCCGATTCTAGTATCAAAAAAGTGCGTATCTTGTATTTCTTCCGGACCTTTTGATTCTTGCAGCTGAGCTttaaattcttctctcttcttcgcaCGAATGTTAGCTTTCAATGTTGGTACTACCTGCGTAAGTTGTACCTCCTTTCCAGTTATGTCTACGGTCCTTCCTGATTCGTCCAAGATCAAAGGGGTCGGTTTGTCTGGCACTGCGACATTACTAAGCAATCCAGAACTTAATTTGTTTCTGATTTGTGCTTGGAGCGCAGCAATTTTTCTTGCTTTATCAGAATCTGTTTTGCTTAACAGACCCTGATTATACATACTGCCTACATTCGGCAACGAATCCCTGGCTTTGAAGAGAGGCCTCACAGGTAGTACTTCTTCTTGCTTAATAGCTTTCAAtgcccttttcctttcttctatctctctttgggCGTTAGCCATCATTTGCCTTATCTGAAAACaacaaaatctataaaaactCTTACGATATACAGTACAATTATTTCCAAATATAGAAAGATCATACTACCTTGTCTGCGGATAGCTGAGTTTCTGCAGgtttgtcattttttatttcgtcatCTTTGAACTTAGGTTTTTTagcatctttttctttttccttgtcttCCACATGATTACGTTTTTTACTCTTTTGTGCAGCTTTGATATCATCGTATATTGCAAATATCTTCTCTGTTAATTTGGaagcttttttatcttctaataAAGCGGATAgtttatctgaaaaaaaaagaaaaaaaaaaaaataatcgaagttataaaaatcatgtatacaaattgtttaataaaaattgaagtgtatataacacattttatcatttttacctGCCGTCTTACGCTTATCATAGCCAGAGGTAATACAATTGACAGCCGTAGTAACGATAGCAGGTTCACCGAAGccgagaaatttatttacggCCTTTTCAATTTGTGGCTTCATTTCATCGATCTCCTTTCTCGTTAAATACGacattttaaaatttttgttgaaaCTATTAAGAAGGGAATCTGCAGTACAAAGTGCAAGAATATAAGTATTTTCCACAACATAACCTCTGTAAATTTTAGGTTGAGAAAGACTCTTCTGAATCTGTCGCTAGACGTCGCATGTTCAAATCAAAAGCGAACATTCTCACAAGTGTATCGATGTCGTATCTTAATTGTATAAACGAGTTCTAAGCATCTAATTCTTGTCTCATTTTGAACAAGTTTAGGATTAGGCCTgctcgtttaattttattataataatattcctaTAGAATTAATATAGAACAAAAGATCGTGGCAACCAATCAAAGGATTCATAAGATATTATAAGCACTTATGGGTAAGCCTTTATCATACTATTATAcgtaatctttattattttgtaatactgCGAGTATTAATAATCACTttgtatgaattaattataggatatattatttatcttgtaAAAAATCACGTATAACCGCAAGTATCCTGTTTTATTAACTTCTTTTggttattcgatatatttcgattGTAATTTCTCGATCGTATGAACCAATGAGGAGCCTTACTTTCTGTAGAAGATGAACCAATGAAATTAAAGCGCTGCAAACGCggtttttcaaatattttcaaatctgAAAATTGTTCCGACGAATGTAGCAATCGAATTATtcatagattttatttattttaagtaaTATAGCGTTAGAAAGTTCtcgatatagaaataatttactttttttttatataaatttaaactaatacaaaattcatatttatatttttatttaattaaaatacttacTCTTCGAGTTAGAACGGTTCGTCGTAATAGTAAAATTGGATTTATATCACATTaacgttcgataaaatcgttGAACGTACCATCCATACATGTTTTTCAAAAGACGCATGGTACTTGGACGATGTaaggaaattttattcgaacgaaatatataaaggtTTAAGGGTTCGAAAGCGGTTACGCGGGTGGTAGAATAGTAGTGGACCGACAACCACAAATGAGAATGGTAGAGAGAAGTACAGTGTTCCACGCTTCCCTGGTGACCGATGAGGCCAATTCTGTGAACCACATTTGCTTCATTTCGAGGCTGTTGCTCTAAACTTTTCTGTTAATTGAAACGAAGGAATTGGAATTCTGCCCACCGTTGTTCTTGTTTATGTTAGCGTCGATTAATTTTGTACATTACGTTTCGtaacttatatatttcatcgaaacaatttctattttattttataaacatcgaaatatatatatatatatatatatatatatatatatatatgtatatgtatatttcacctatatatatttcatgtgTAGTACGTCACGGAAACAAAACTTTATCAAGCTTGGCGATAACAACGGCGATGTCGCGGCAATGCAAACGTGGAAGAGTGGCGAGAGGGTAATATTCAGTCAGGGTTGTATCGGGACAGTCGTGTTTCTTCGTAAATTTAACGATTTTGCGAGGGAGACGACGGGGGCACGTCCCGAAATGATGTACGGCTCGCTCGTATGACTCGGCAGCTAATGCTCTAATATGCGCAAAGGGTGCCATGCCCGTGTCACGCGGATTACCGCTAATTGTAGTTTATGCTTTATACTACGCTATTCTCTTGTACGTCGTGCGCCGTACCGGTGGTGACTATCCGATCTACAGGGTGGCTAAGTCAAATCGCAACGATCGAAATGTCGTTCTAtcaaaatgagagagataaagttcatattctaaatcttttttaaatcattcctttttgttttatatgatCGACAGTTAACTCCGtaagatcgttcgataatatttcaatgatttattaaatgtcgtattcgtaaaaatgtcgtttatcgtttttttttttatttaatagaacACCCTATATAAATGagggacaaagagagagagagagagagcagtcAGAGGGTGCGCGCTCGCGTGGAACTTGCGTATACACGTACGCGAGCATTCGAGGGCGCCCGATAGGGCACACGCGAGGACAGAGAACTCGGACTTCCTAGCGGCCTAGCATGTCATGTCCGCGTGTCAGTCAGTCGCGCTAAAATAACCGGCCACCACACCCTTGCCACGCAATTACGCGTTTATATCTACCGTCTATAAGCGAGTACGAGATCGTGCTCTATGTAGAGCGTAcgttctttgtctcttttatcggtttttatgtttttgtatctatttccttttctagtttcttcctttctttctttctctctttctctctctctctctctctctctctctctctctctctttctccttcttctttttctttaaatcgatAAACTATTACAGGtatgaaaaactttttatgTTACTTTTTAGTTGTAATCAaatttcgtttgttcgtttcttcctttttattttcggagatttatcttttttttttcttttctcttttttgttctttgttcttttttttctttttctttttcttttctttctctttttttttttttttttttttttctttcatacgaCGTTCACTTCGACGTCGTCGCTCTTGACCTATTAATTTCGAATGCACGCCATGCCGTTATTGGTCCCCGTTTAAACGTAATTCCATTTATCGTAAATCATTTCGGCTCGATGGGATTAATCCGACCGCGAGAAATGtataaggagagagaaggagagaaagagagaaagagagagagggagagagagggagagagagagaagcttaaACTATGTCCACCGTTTTCTCTCTGTTGGAACGATGGGCTTGATAATGTCAGACGGAACTTATGCGCAGCTTTGTGTCGTTAATCTTCGAGTCACGGGATTGCTCGAGCCGTAAACGTAATCTACTAATCTGCAATGTTCTTAGTTTCCAAGCGCGTCTTCTATCTTAATTTTAACCCTCGTATCTGTTTGTACGTATTAACACTGTACAGAATCGTTGGTCTTGGGGGTTGAAGTTGGGATTGGGGGTGGTGCTGGAGTGTTTGGTAAGATCGAAGAGAGCTACGTTTacgtagaaattttctatGCGAAAGGATTGTGAAGTGTacgagggaaagaaaattagcGGAGCACTTTGGCggacaaaaaatattcaactTCGGACTCGGTGgaagggatgaaaaaaaagggtgTAATAAATTAGCAAGCGTTAGAAAAGCCGTTCGATTCACCTTACCTTGACCGCTCTTCTCGGGCTATTATAATCgaggacgaagaaggaagTTTGGTCGTGATATTGAGAGAAGTAAAGAGGTAGaatacattttctataatatattttacattataaacCAACCATAcatcatcataataatatcttatatcCTTAAGCCTAAGCGTATTTTATCCTATATTCTCGTTTATATActtcattcatatttatactttgtttactttttctcatatagtatttatatatatattttttatttatattcatcattttttgtttttataatatactttatatgctatgtttatgtatatataatatcatacacGTTTTCTCACGCACGTCCCAGGGCGTCTCGCGATTCTATTGTACGTGTGAGACTTGTCTCTAGaggtatctctctctctctctctctctctctctctctctctctctctctctctctctcactccctctcgtttaagttttttttcttgttgcaCCCTTTccctatctctccctctctttctctcccactctctcacGCTCATCTCGCTCCCTTATTATACCAATGCACTTTCGTACGTGCAGCACGcgtaagtgtatatatgtgtgtatgctgCGTAGTTGTGTGCATTTGACTTTGGTGGTGTACTAAATGTaagtacgtgtatgtgtgtacgtgtattaTCTGCAATATCTTTGTGTCTCAGTGTAACTGGATATACGTGTTTGTCCTATGTGTATCGTCGGCTATCCGTCGCGTTTTTGTGGCAAATTACATGTACATTATACAGGCTACGCTCGGCGTTGTTTCACGAAACTGTCCTTCGGTATATATACtggagcgcgcgcgcgctcataccatctcctcctcctcttccttctcctctttttcctcctccttcttctcctcctccttttttccctaTTTTACTCCATTTCTATTCCTCGCCGTTTAAACTTAAATACGCAACGAGGCTGCCATGGGACCCCGCGGGCCGTTTTCTCATTGAATCACGCAAGTATACGTTACTTAAATCGCGTAAGCGCGCTCGAACGCCATTTTTACACCCTCCCCTTATACGCTTTCTCCcgtccttccttttctttctatatttcacCCTCTTCactttcgtttttcgtttatctcttttttcctcatttatctttttctttgttctcttgTTGCTTTCGTCGTGCACGGtccgtttcttcttccatGCATCGCTTCGTCTCCTCCCATTAAActacacatatacagatacatatacacacagcATGTTCGAGAGCGAAACTTCTTCCGCAGcttcttggaaaaaaaagtcGGACGATGCACGATGGATGGATGTCAAAAACCGGCCCCTCTTCCCTCGAACTCCGTTCTGCCATTtcacccttttctttttctccctcttttccctttttcaccCTACC carries:
- the LOC122627620 gene encoding U4/U6 small nuclear ribonucleoprotein Prp3 isoform X2, which gives rise to MTNLQKLSYPQTRFCCFQIRQMMANAQREIEERKRALKAIKQEEVLPVRPLFKARDSLPNVGSMYNQGLLSKTDSDKARKIAALQAQIRNKLSSGLLSNVAVPDKPTPLILDESGRTVDITGKEVQLTQVVPTLKANIRAKKREEFKAQLQESKGPEEIQDTHFFDTRIGVKPAVRNKRSLKFHEPGKFQQLAERIRMKAQLEKLQNEISQIARKTGISSATKLALIAPKTEALSEDVPNIEWWDSVILTGGYPNEDEPTTIKTSTITNLVEHPTQMRPPTDPLKPIYMPVFLTKKERKKLRRQNRREAWKEEQEKIRLGLEPPPEPKLRISNLMRVLGTEAVQDPTKIEAHVRQQMAKRLKAHEDANAARRLTAEQRREKKARKLKEDTSLGVHVAVYRIRDLVNNASKKFKVETNAKQLYLTGCVMLFRDCNVVVVEGGAKQLSKYKRLMMHRIKWEEDIVKDNDGNDVPNKCVLVWEGTSKQRHFGEIKFKVCPIEKMAREHFKKHQVEHYWDLAYSGAVLDNTDDVRS
- the LOC122627620 gene encoding U4/U6 small nuclear ribonucleoprotein Prp3 isoform X1, coding for MSYLTRKEIDEMKPQIEKAVNKFLGFGEPAIVTTAVNCITSGYDKRKTADKLSALLEDKKASKLTEKIFAIYDDIKAAQKSKKRNHVEDKEKEKDAKKPKFKDDEIKNDKPAETQLSADKIRQMMANAQREIEERKRALKAIKQEEVLPVRPLFKARDSLPNVGSMYNQGLLSKTDSDKARKIAALQAQIRNKLSSGLLSNVAVPDKPTPLILDESGRTVDITGKEVQLTQVVPTLKANIRAKKREEFKAQLQESKGPEEIQDTHFFDTRIGVKPAVRNKRSLKFHEPGKFQQLAERIRMKAQLEKLQNEISQIARKTGISSATKLALIAPKTEALSEDVPNIEWWDSVILTGGYPNEDEPTTIKTSTITNLVEHPTQMRPPTDPLKPIYMPVFLTKKERKKLRRQNRREAWKEEQEKIRLGLEPPPEPKLRISNLMRVLGTEAVQDPTKIEAHVRQQMAKRLKAHEDANAARRLTAEQRREKKARKLKEDTSLGVHVAVYRIRDLVNNASKKFKVETNAKQLYLTGCVMLFRDCNVVVVEGGAKQLSKYKRLMMHRIKWEEDIVKDNDGNDVPNKCVLVWEGTSKQRHFGEIKFKVCPIEKMAREHFKKHQVEHYWDLAYSGAVLDNTDDVRS